One window from the genome of Ananas comosus cultivar F153 linkage group 13, ASM154086v1, whole genome shotgun sequence encodes:
- the LOC109719823 gene encoding pentatricopeptide repeat-containing protein At3g46870-like produces MATRALLRRSKNPNLAPLILRILTSPLHHPSRPPNLRNPSAEPHRTELNFELRRLYHDGRPRGPLWRGKKMIGKEALFVIQGLKRFKGDEERLEKFVKSHVLRLLKMDKIAVLNELQRQEEVDLALKMFSIIQKEDWYKPDVYLYKDLIVALARSRKMEKAIQVWESMRRDELFPDSQTYAEVIRGFLRYGSPSDAMNIYEDMIKSPEPPEELPFRILLKGLLPHPLLRNRVKQDFEELFPERHIYDPPEEIFGMR; encoded by the exons ATGGCGACCCGAGCCCTTCTCCGACgatccaaaaaccctaatttggcCCCCTTAATCCTTCGGATACTCACATCACCCTTACACCACCCCTCTCGTCCCCCCAATCTCCGAAACCCTAGCGCGGAGCCCCATCGAACCGAGCTCAATTTCGAGCTGAGGCGCCTCTACCACGACGGGAGGCCGAGAGGCCCCCTGTGgagggggaagaagatgatcggAAAGGAGGCGCTTTTCGTGATCCAAGGGCTCAAGAGGTTCAAGGGCGACGAGGAGAGGTTGGAGAAGTTCGTCAAGTCGCACGTGCTGCGGCTGCTCAAGATGGATAAGATCGCCGTGCTCAACGAGCTCCAGCGACAGGAGGAGGTGGATTTGGCGCTCAAG ATGTTTAGTATTATACAAAAGGAAGACTGGTATAAGCCGGACGTGTATCTCTACAAGGATTTAATCGTTGCTTTAGCCAGGAGTAGAAAGATGGAAAAGGCGATCCAAGTGTGGGAGAGCATGAGAAGAGATGAGCTATTTCCTGATTCGCAGACGTATGCGGAGGTTATCAGGGGATTCTTGAGATACGGGTCGCCATCAGATGCGATGAATATCTACGAGGACATGATAAAATCGCCCGAACCTCCTGAAGAACTGCCCTTCAGGATACTACTGAAGGGGCTTCTGCCGCACCCGCTGCTGAGGAATAGAGTGAAGCAGGATTTCGAGGAGTTGTTTCCCGAGCGGCATATTTATGATCCTCCTGAAGAGATCTTTGGTATGAGATGA
- the LOC109719822 gene encoding exopolygalacturonase-like translates to MTKLIVFISKQWTLMESFLRCNALRTSLLMKSITAVKLKNEELFVHNVNISFFGFYYYRICQNFLSSKIRTMLGVVFSSIFLVVYIANSCNCLKIYDVTKYGASAGKKDNQAAFLAAWKAACNFGGAASLLIPPGTFALGPVNLRGPCKNHKSPFVEIRGNLRAPPRFIRSPDMFWIKFNDLNELTVTGGGVLDGQGALSWLRKKCGHGRSSKLPPTTLKFKDVSNSSIHRLNLVNSKAFHMNFHQCNHIDVHDLKITAPGNSLNTDGIHIGQTSHISIRNSIISTGDDCISIGPGSRNVTVSNITCGPGHGISIGSLGKYRNETDVIGLLVKNCTVKNTTNGVRIKTWPGSPGLQAIRALNITFEDITMINVSNPIIINQLYCPGHGCTKKPSQIQIGDVRFRRIRGTSRTETAINLQCSEDVPCKNVELDDVKLTCAGRRGWSCSNVNGNFSGVQFTGPCLS, encoded by the exons ATGACAAAACTCATCGTCTTTATTAGCAAACAATGGACATTAATGGAGTCATTTCTTAGATGCAATGCGTTAAGAACAAGCTTATTGATGAAAAGTATAACTGCTGTTAAATTGAAGAATGAGGAGTTGTTTGTACACAACGTAAACATTTCTTTCTTTGGTTTCTACTACTACAGGATTTGCCAAAATTTTCTCTCTTCAAAAATAAGAACAATGCTTGGAGTGGTCTTTTCCTCCATATTTTTGGTTGTGTACATTGCCAATTCATGTAATTGCCTTAAGATCTATGATGTCACCAAGTATGGAGCAAGTGCAGGTAAAAAGGATAACCAAGCA GCTTTTTTGGCTGCTTGGAAAGCTGCATGCAACTTCGGCGGCGCCGCGAGCCTTCTGATCCCCCCCGGAACCTTCGCACTCGGGCCGGTCAATTTACGAGGGCCCTGCAAGAATCACAAGTCTCCTTTTGTTGAGATCAGGGGAAATTTGAGGGCTCCTCCGAGGTTTATTCGCTCCCCTGATATGTTTTGGATCAAGTTCAATGACCTCAACGAATTGACGGTCACCGGTGGTGGTGTACTCGACGGCCAGGGTGCTCTCTCGTGGCTGAGGAAAAAGTGCGGTCACGGTCGTTCCAGCAAGCTACCTCCAACG ACACTCAAGTTTAAAGATGTTAGCAATTCGTCGATACACCGGCTTAATCTCGTCAATAGCAAGGCCTTCCACATGAACTTTCACCAATGCAATCACATCGACGTCCACGATCTTAAAATAACCGCGCCAGGAAATAGCCTCAACACCGACGGCATCCACATCGGGCAAACAAGTCATATTAGCATTCGAAACTCGATCATCAGCACCGGCGACGACTGCATCTCCATCGGTCCAGGATCGAGAAATGTGACTGTGTCCAACATCACTTGCGGACCAGGCCATGGAATAAG tattgggAGTTTAGGTAAGTACAGAAATGAGACTGACGTGATTGGTTTGCTCGTAAAGAATTGTACGGTGAAGAACACGACGAACGGAGTCCGAATCAAGACGTGGCCAGGATCGCCTGGCTTGCAGGCGATTCGAGCTCTTAATATCACATTCGAGGACATAACCATGATCAATGTATCGAATCCTATCATAATAAATCAACTGTATTGTCCGGGCCATGGCTGCACCAAAAAG CCTTCGCAAATACAGATTGGCGACGTCAGATTCAGAAGAATAAGAGGAACTTCAAGAACCGAAACAGCAATCAATTTGCAGTGCAGCGAAGACGTGCCGTGCAAGAACGTAGAGCTCGACGACGTAAAGTTAACTTGCGCAGGTCGGCGCGGTTGGTCATGCTCTAATGTGAATGGCAATTTCTCAGGCGTCCAGTTCACAGGCCCATGCCTCTCTTAG